The DNA region CCAGGATAAGGATGATGTACTACGCGGAGCATTACTGAGCGAAGCCGAGCGTTGGTTAGGCCAACGGAGCGAGCTGACGGATGACGAACGCGCCTACATCACCCAAAGCGTATCGGCGAGAACAAAGCAAGAACGTAGACGAAGACGAGTGCTGGTCGGCAGCAATATCCAGAAGGCACGCTTGCTGGCACGTACTTCCCTGAGGACATGAAGGTGTACTGGATTACCAAGAAAGACATTCCTGCCCTGGGTCTTATCGATCGCCGCACCGTGTAGGTTGATAAACACACTGGAGCAATTGCCGGTCTGATGGATACGCAGTCTGGCACTGCTGGTGACATCTTTCTACAGTGGATGCTGCCGCTCCATTCTGGCGACGCCTTCGGACTCCCAGGACGACTGCTGGTCTGTCTGGATGGATTACTCTGCCCAGTGTTGTATCTCACTGTCTCATTCGCTGGCGACACAAGCAGCGCATCGCAACATTTCATGGTCAACAGATAGCCCGTCTTCTGCACTCAGTTCAAGAGGTATAGGAATGAAACAGCACGTTTTTCTCTGAGGGGTAAAATCTCGTGAGCCGAAGTGTGCAAATCTTTTGTTAGTCTGACTTAGACAGCCACTTCTTTGGTCAGGTGTCTCACGCTGATGCCCACCGGATAAGCGGCACCTACTTTATGTGATACCGCTGCTGGAGGAGCTGCGCCGCCTTCTTGATCACCGCAAGTTTTTGCTCGGCCTGCACTGCCGACGCGATCGGGTTATCGGCAAACGTAGCAAAGCCACAGTCCGGCGTGAGCAACACCCGCTCAACTCCAAATACGGCAATCGCCTGTTCGGCTTTGGCGACAACCTCATCAAAACTTTCCACGCTGGCACACTTTTGATTGACGACCCCAACGCCGATGCGCTTCTCCTGTGGCAAATCGGTGAGGACATCGACCTCACCGGCGCGGGGCGTACAAAGTTCAAGGAACAGCGTCCCGACATTGACGTGACTGAGCAGCGGCACCAGCGGGCGATAATCCCCCGCGAGCGCCACACTCTCGTCTGGCGTCCAATTG from Deltaproteobacteria bacterium includes:
- a CDS encoding PepSY domain-containing protein; its protein translation is MDTQSGTAGDIFLQWMLPLHSGDAFGLPGRLLVCLDGLLCPVLYLTVSFAGDTSSASQHFMVNR